A window of the Egibacter rhizosphaerae genome harbors these coding sequences:
- a CDS encoding ClpP family protease: protein MPHGTPGSAWPAPTPFDRLFERRILFLRGSIEDTRADELCAELVALDAQGDEEVTLFIDSLGGASHGMLAIHDVIQTMGAPVRTRCVGVAASAAAVLLATGTGPREATENARVMLHQPSGGVEGTTADIAIQADEMARLKRRVEELLASRTGQPVERIRADTDRDLWLSADEAMEYGLIDRVVRSAR from the coding sequence TTGCCACATGGCACCCCCGGGTCCGCCTGGCCGGCCCCCACGCCGTTCGATCGCCTCTTCGAGCGCCGGATCCTCTTCCTGCGGGGCTCGATCGAGGACACGCGGGCCGACGAGCTGTGCGCCGAGCTCGTGGCGCTCGACGCGCAGGGCGACGAGGAGGTGACCCTCTTCATCGACTCCCTCGGGGGCGCCTCCCACGGGATGCTCGCCATCCACGACGTGATCCAGACGATGGGGGCGCCCGTGCGCACCCGCTGCGTCGGGGTGGCCGCGTCGGCGGCCGCGGTGCTGCTGGCGACGGGCACCGGACCCCGTGAGGCCACCGAGAACGCGCGCGTCATGCTCCACCAGCCCTCCGGCGGGGTCGAGGGCACGACCGCCGACATCGCGATCCAGGCCGATGAGATGGCCCGCCTGAAGCGTCGGGTCGAGGAACTGCTCGCGTCCCGGACCGGCCAGCCCGTGGAACGGATCCGCGCCGACACGGACCGCGACCTCTGGCTGTCGGCCGACGAGGCCATGGAGTACGGCCTCATCGACCGCGTCGTCCGGAGCGCCCGATGA
- a CDS encoding phospho-sugar mutase — translation MPEERPESGGPVRPEPGAAEGAVEAAPVGGLHERVRAWIAEDPDPVTREELRVLLERGDDAALAARFEAPLEFGTAGIRGALGAGPARMNRLVVRRVTAGLAARLAVEAAPEGQRVVVGRDARHQSEAFAEETAAVLAAGGFEVVRLDGVVPTPLLAFAVRHLGASAAVQITASHNPPQDNGYKVYWHDGAQIAPPLDVEISEAMDRAAAPGALTIPEDAAPAPDADATGELRRAYHRAVHGLVEHSPDAPPVTDEVRAARRRLRIVATPLHGVAGADLVSVLTAAGFDDVRLVASQADPDPDFPSVAFPNPEEPGALDAALDEAAAVGADLLIATDPDGDRLAAAVPPAAAPQEVAGEEAATDAADPGNWRRLSGDELGCLLAEDRLAHGAGPERYVGTTVVSSRLLARIAAHHGVAHAETLTGFKWLARVAAEQAAAGYRHVLSYEQALGVMAGDVVMDKDGISAALLLADLVARLADEGRAVPDALDALARRHGLHATGGRSIRLDEQGGDTLVEAALGRLCEQPPAELAGVRVEALVDHREGARYQLGAGASTSLGTPPTELLALELADGSRCQVRPSGTEPLLKCYLEVVEPVADGEAVAVARARAEQRLAAVDEGFLDALGLAPRG, via the coding sequence ATGCCCGAAGAACGCCCCGAGTCCGGTGGGCCCGTCCGACCGGAACCAGGAGCCGCCGAGGGAGCCGTCGAGGCGGCGCCCGTGGGCGGGCTCCACGAGCGGGTGCGGGCCTGGATCGCCGAGGACCCCGATCCCGTGACCCGCGAGGAGCTCAGGGTCCTGCTCGAGCGGGGTGACGACGCCGCACTGGCGGCGAGGTTCGAGGCGCCTCTGGAGTTCGGCACCGCCGGGATCCGCGGTGCGCTCGGTGCAGGTCCGGCCCGCATGAACCGGCTCGTGGTGCGCCGGGTCACGGCGGGGCTCGCGGCCCGGCTTGCGGTGGAGGCGGCGCCCGAGGGTCAACGGGTCGTCGTGGGCCGCGACGCGCGCCACCAGTCGGAGGCGTTCGCCGAGGAGACGGCGGCGGTGCTCGCGGCCGGCGGGTTCGAGGTCGTGCGGCTCGACGGCGTGGTCCCGACCCCACTGCTGGCCTTCGCCGTCCGGCATCTGGGGGCCTCGGCCGCGGTCCAGATCACCGCCAGCCACAACCCCCCGCAGGACAACGGCTACAAGGTCTACTGGCACGACGGGGCGCAGATCGCTCCGCCGCTCGATGTCGAGATCAGTGAGGCCATGGACCGGGCCGCTGCGCCGGGTGCCTTGACGATCCCCGAGGACGCCGCGCCGGCGCCCGATGCCGACGCGACCGGTGAGCTCCGTCGCGCCTACCACCGCGCCGTGCACGGACTCGTCGAGCACTCACCCGACGCCCCGCCGGTGACCGACGAGGTGCGGGCCGCTCGGCGCCGGTTGCGTATCGTCGCCACGCCCCTGCACGGCGTCGCCGGTGCCGATCTCGTCTCGGTCCTCACTGCGGCGGGGTTCGACGACGTCCGGCTGGTGGCGAGCCAAGCCGATCCCGATCCCGACTTCCCCAGCGTCGCGTTCCCCAATCCCGAGGAGCCGGGCGCGCTCGACGCGGCCCTCGACGAGGCGGCCGCCGTGGGAGCCGACCTCCTGATCGCGACCGATCCGGACGGGGATCGCCTCGCCGCCGCGGTGCCGCCGGCAGCCGCCCCTCAGGAGGTCGCCGGTGAGGAGGCCGCCACCGACGCCGCGGATCCCGGGAACTGGCGACGCCTGTCCGGGGACGAGTTGGGCTGCCTGCTGGCCGAGGACCGGCTCGCACACGGAGCCGGGCCCGAGCGGTACGTCGGTACCACGGTCGTGTCGAGCCGGCTGCTGGCACGGATCGCGGCGCACCACGGCGTGGCGCACGCGGAGACCCTGACGGGGTTCAAGTGGCTGGCTCGCGTGGCTGCCGAGCAGGCCGCCGCCGGGTACCGGCACGTGCTGAGCTATGAGCAAGCGCTCGGGGTGATGGCGGGGGACGTCGTCATGGACAAGGACGGGATCAGCGCCGCCTTGCTCCTCGCCGACCTCGTCGCCCGCCTCGCGGACGAGGGCCGCGCGGTGCCCGACGCCCTCGATGCGTTGGCGCGACGGCACGGACTGCACGCGACCGGTGGCCGCTCGATCCGCCTGGATGAGCAGGGGGGCGACACCCTCGTGGAGGCCGCGCTCGGACGCCTGTGCGAGCAGCCTCCGGCCGAACTGGCCGGTGTGAGGGTCGAGGCGCTGGTCGATCACCGGGAGGGTGCGCGATACCAGCTCGGAGCGGGAGCCAGCACGTCGCTCGGCACACCGCCGACCGAGCTCCTGGCACTCGAGCTGGCGGACGGCAGCCGCTGTCAGGTGCGCCCGTCGGGCACCGAGCCGTTGCTCAAGTGCTATCTCGAGGTGGTCGAACCGGTCGCCGATGGCGAGGCGGTCGCTGTGGCCAGAGCGCGGGCCGAACAGCGCCTCGCCGCAGTGGACGAGGGCTTCCTCGATGCGCTCGGCCTCGCGCCGCGAGGGTGA
- a CDS encoding DUF4129 domain-containing protein, with translation MLGLLVLAGGIVLAVVLLVRALRRVRASTGTRARADTLEGRTAASWRSLAEAHEHDGEWRDALRCHYRALLAELVAAERVEEVPGRTPREYLAAVSEDAPAFTSPLEAATDAFEAAWYGHQPVGPDDVEDVRARDAEIRALLGSTTAARGTVGTGAPS, from the coding sequence ATGTTGGGTCTGCTCGTGCTCGCCGGCGGCATCGTGTTGGCGGTGGTTCTGCTGGTGCGCGCCCTGCGGCGCGTGCGGGCCTCCACCGGCACGCGCGCACGCGCCGACACGCTGGAAGGGCGAACGGCCGCGTCCTGGCGCTCCCTGGCCGAGGCGCACGAACACGACGGCGAATGGCGCGATGCCCTGAGGTGCCACTATCGGGCGCTGCTGGCCGAGCTCGTCGCCGCCGAACGCGTCGAGGAGGTACCGGGACGCACCCCACGCGAGTACCTCGCGGCAGTCTCCGAGGACGCCCCCGCGTTCACATCTCCCCTGGAGGCCGCCACCGACGCCTTCGAAGCCGCCTGGTACGGGCACCAGCCGGTCGGGCCGGACGATGTCGAGGACGTTCGGGCACGCGACGCCGAGATCCGAGCGCTGCTCGGCTCCACGACCGCGGCACGCGGCACCGTCGGGACGGGAGCCCCATCGTGA
- the pdxH gene encoding pyridoxamine 5'-phosphate oxidase, whose product MDDTSFDPAAVRREYARAILRSGDLDPDPIAQLGAWLEAATAAGNLEPNAMVLATASAEGLPSARTVLLKELDARGLGFHTNLRSRKARELAVNPRASAVFWWPEIERQVIVEGVATRLGDAEADELFMARPRGARLAAHASVQSRPVEGRQELEDRVAEVARRFEDAEPTRPPWFGGFRLGPTVVEVWQGGQDRVHDRFRYQRDADGWRVERLGP is encoded by the coding sequence GTGGACGACACATCGTTCGACCCGGCCGCGGTCCGCCGCGAGTACGCTCGGGCCATCCTCCGATCGGGGGACCTCGACCCCGACCCGATCGCGCAGCTCGGGGCGTGGCTGGAGGCGGCCACCGCGGCGGGGAACCTCGAACCCAACGCGATGGTTCTCGCCACCGCCAGCGCCGAGGGCCTTCCGTCGGCGCGGACGGTCCTGCTCAAGGAGCTCGATGCCCGCGGACTGGGCTTCCACACCAACCTGCGCAGCCGCAAAGCGCGCGAGCTGGCCGTCAATCCTCGCGCGAGCGCCGTCTTCTGGTGGCCCGAGATCGAGCGGCAGGTCATCGTCGAGGGGGTCGCCACACGTCTCGGCGACGCGGAGGCCGACGAGCTGTTCATGGCGCGACCCAGGGGCGCCCGCCTGGCTGCGCACGCGAGCGTGCAGAGCCGTCCGGTCGAGGGGCGTCAGGAACTCGAGGACCGCGTGGCCGAGGTGGCCCGGCGCTTCGAGGACGCGGAACCGACGCGACCGCCGTGGTTCGGGGGATTCCGGCTCGGCCCGACCGTCGTCGAGGTCTGGCAGGGCGGGCAGGATCGCGTCCACGACCGTTTCCGGTACCAACGAGACGCGGACGGATGGCGGGTCGAGCGGCTCGGTCCGTGA
- a CDS encoding SRPBCC family protein: MTDNPPSKPDASDPDDDAHPSERAWPWPGRPRRPVRRCVDIAAPPTTVWRALTDDALLSRWTGSLASLDPRPGGWARFRGPAGERDARVTRAEPPHRLTWRWRFAEDEAEDLSAEVDLVLVETSAGTRLTVTETPAPAGPSAAIGSLSAGPSAAIGSLSAAAPAPLFGDVTAGLEEHFVAVGPQPGRLEPGRLGLALLVTGPAWAVRPRRPVAAGRAVRQRLGCERRAVSARSRARDTGTAAGHEVLAAAGGSIRR; encoded by the coding sequence GTGACCGACAACCCGCCCTCGAAGCCCGACGCGTCGGATCCGGACGACGACGCTCACCCGTCCGAGCGGGCATGGCCGTGGCCCGGACGGCCCCGCCGACCGGTGCGCCGCTGCGTGGACATCGCCGCGCCGCCCACGACGGTCTGGCGAGCCCTGACCGACGATGCGCTCCTGAGCCGGTGGACCGGCTCGCTGGCGAGCCTGGATCCCCGGCCCGGCGGGTGGGCCCGTTTCCGCGGCCCGGCGGGCGAGCGGGACGCTCGTGTCACCCGCGCCGAGCCACCGCACCGACTGACGTGGCGTTGGCGTTTCGCGGAGGACGAGGCCGAGGACTTGTCCGCCGAGGTGGACCTGGTCCTCGTGGAGACCTCGGCGGGGACCCGGCTCACGGTGACCGAAACACCAGCCCCGGCCGGGCCGTCGGCGGCGATCGGCAGCCTGTCGGCCGGGCCGTCGGCGGCGATCGGCAGCCTGTCGGCCGCGGCGCCCGCCCCCCTGTTCGGCGACGTGACCGCGGGTCTGGAAGAACACTTCGTGGCTGTCGGCCCGCAACCCGGCCGGCTCGAACCCGGCCGGCTCGGCCTCGCCCTCCTGGTCACCGGGCCCGCGTGGGCAGTGCGGCCACGCCGCCCCGTCGCGGCGGGACGCGCGGTGCGACAGCGACTCGGCTGCGAGCGCCGCGCGGTCTCGGCGCGCTCCCGGGCACGCGACACCGGCACGGCCGCGGGCCACGAGGTGTTGGCGGCGGCGGGCGGGTCGATTCGCCGGTGA
- the folP gene encoding dihydropteroate synthase — MRLGQHDLDLRRRVAVMAIVNRTPDSFFDRGRTFPLDTAVDEALAHVRAGADLIDVGGVKAGPGEPVTPEQEHERIVPFVEAVRERTDAPISVDTSRASVAAAALDAGAQLVNDVSGLVEPEIADIVAARPGTGLVVMHPGGPPRTRPFRPSYDPDCTTDVVRTCAALAQVARERGVDGQQLLVDPGHDFGKTTFQSLEVTRRLPELVTLGHPVLVSLSRKDFLGEAIGGLPPEQRLEASLACAALCAQLGARMVRVHDTTATVRALRATEAILGWQPPLSAMRGLD, encoded by the coding sequence ATGCGACTCGGCCAGCACGACCTCGACCTGCGGCGCAGGGTCGCGGTGATGGCGATCGTCAATCGCACCCCCGACTCGTTCTTCGACCGAGGCCGCACGTTCCCGCTGGACACCGCCGTGGACGAGGCCCTCGCGCACGTGCGGGCCGGCGCCGACCTGATCGATGTCGGGGGGGTGAAGGCCGGACCGGGCGAACCGGTGACACCCGAACAGGAGCACGAGCGGATCGTTCCCTTCGTCGAGGCCGTGCGGGAGCGCACGGACGCGCCGATCTCGGTCGACACCTCCCGGGCATCGGTCGCTGCGGCCGCACTCGATGCCGGCGCACAGCTCGTCAACGACGTGTCCGGCCTCGTCGAGCCGGAGATCGCCGATATCGTCGCGGCGCGCCCCGGCACGGGGCTCGTCGTGATGCACCCGGGTGGGCCACCACGGACGCGACCCTTCCGACCGTCGTACGACCCGGACTGCACGACCGACGTGGTGCGCACCTGCGCCGCCCTCGCGCAGGTGGCACGGGAACGCGGGGTCGACGGCCAACAGCTGCTCGTCGACCCCGGACACGACTTCGGCAAGACGACCTTCCAGTCGCTCGAGGTGACGCGTCGACTTCCCGAGCTGGTCACGCTGGGCCATCCGGTGCTGGTCTCCCTGTCGCGCAAGGACTTCCTGGGGGAGGCGATCGGCGGACTCCCGCCCGAACAGCGGCTGGAGGCGAGTCTCGCCTGCGCCGCACTGTGCGCCCAGCTCGGGGCTCGAATGGTGCGCGTCCACGACACCACGGCCACCGTCCGGGCACTGCGCGCGACCGAGGCCATCCTCGGCTGGCAACCGCCGCTCTCGGCCATGCGTGGCCTCGACTGA
- a CDS encoding alkaline phosphatase family protein gives MIAAVSQPAVPDAPEPSPVVPDFDGGWVGAVVGGLAGAREGAAPSWLPSAASDARATVLLVVDGLGWEMLEAHRDVMPALSAFEGGPITTVTPSTTAAALTSITTGVPPGTHGIVGYRFRVGGHVLNTLQWRVPRGVTAPEPAEVQPVVPFGGRPVPVVSRYEFADTGFTVAHLRGSDLRGWVTPGTIAAHTMRAVEEGHGLVYAYWDGLDKVAHAHGLHDEFLRDELGATDRLVAQLLERLPGDIALAVTADHGHVHVEPADHVDLRAELGDLFAGCAGEARFRSLYARSGAARELAAAARERFGDIAWVRTRDEIVADGWLGENPRPTVTGRIGDVVLAAHEPVAFIDPEFTQEARLLGMHGSLTHAEMQVPLKVTRGQASSR, from the coding sequence GTGATCGCCGCCGTGTCACAACCCGCGGTACCCGACGCGCCCGAACCCTCGCCGGTCGTGCCGGACTTCGACGGCGGGTGGGTCGGTGCCGTCGTCGGCGGCCTCGCCGGGGCCCGCGAGGGCGCCGCTCCCTCCTGGCTGCCGTCCGCCGCGTCCGACGCGAGGGCGACCGTCCTGCTCGTCGTCGACGGGCTCGGGTGGGAGATGCTCGAGGCCCATCGGGACGTGATGCCCGCCCTGTCGGCGTTCGAGGGAGGACCGATCACGACGGTCACGCCGAGTACCACCGCCGCAGCGCTCACGTCGATCACGACCGGCGTGCCACCGGGCACGCACGGGATCGTCGGCTACCGGTTCCGGGTGGGCGGTCACGTGCTGAACACGTTGCAGTGGCGCGTCCCGCGGGGCGTGACGGCCCCCGAACCCGCCGAGGTCCAGCCCGTCGTGCCGTTCGGGGGGCGTCCCGTCCCGGTCGTCTCGCGATACGAGTTCGCCGACACGGGCTTCACCGTCGCGCACCTGCGTGGTTCCGACCTGCGCGGATGGGTGACGCCCGGCACGATCGCGGCGCACACCATGCGGGCGGTGGAGGAGGGCCACGGGCTCGTCTACGCGTACTGGGACGGGCTCGACAAGGTGGCGCACGCGCACGGGCTGCACGATGAGTTCCTGCGCGACGAGCTCGGGGCGACCGATCGCCTCGTCGCCCAGCTGCTCGAGCGGCTGCCGGGTGACATCGCCTTGGCGGTCACCGCCGACCACGGTCACGTCCACGTCGAGCCGGCCGACCACGTCGACCTGCGGGCCGAACTGGGTGACCTCTTCGCCGGCTGTGCGGGCGAGGCCCGGTTCCGCTCGCTGTACGCGCGGTCGGGTGCCGCCCGCGAACTCGCGGCGGCCGCGCGGGAGCGCTTCGGGGACATTGCGTGGGTGCGTACCCGCGACGAGATCGTGGCCGACGGATGGCTCGGCGAGAACCCACGCCCCACGGTGACCGGACGCATCGGGGACGTCGTGCTGGCCGCCCACGAACCGGTGGCGTTCATCGATCCGGAGTTCACGCAGGAAGCCCGCCTGCTGGGGATGCACGGCAGCCTCACGCACGCGGAGATGCAGGTCCCGCTGAAGGTGACGCGAGGGCAGGCGAGCAGCCGCTGA
- a CDS encoding ArsR/SmtB family transcription factor yields MNDAHGDPSAQEAAVDAVFAALADGTRRDVVARLAQAPATATELAAALPVSRQAIAKHLDVLEHAGLVQRTREGRAVRYHLTPAPLGPAMAWMVDVGAEWDGALARLAVLAAEEESWQAR; encoded by the coding sequence GTGAACGACGCCCACGGCGACCCGTCGGCGCAGGAGGCGGCGGTCGACGCGGTGTTCGCCGCCCTCGCGGACGGCACGCGCCGCGACGTCGTCGCTCGTCTCGCGCAGGCGCCCGCGACGGCCACCGAGCTCGCGGCGGCTCTGCCCGTCAGCCGTCAGGCCATCGCGAAGCACCTCGACGTCCTCGAGCACGCCGGGCTCGTACAGCGCACGCGTGAGGGTCGTGCGGTGCGCTACCACCTCACGCCCGCCCCCCTGGGGCCAGCGATGGCGTGGATGGTCGACGTCGGGGCCGAGTGGGACGGGGCGCTCGCACGGCTCGCCGTCCTCGCCGCGGAAGAAGAGTCCTGGCAGGCTCGTTAG
- a CDS encoding DUF4350 domain-containing protein, with amino-acid sequence MSRRGWIIGVLLVVGLAVAGWWGARDADEEPLQPTSTGPMGTQAVVDVLDELGADVDVDREVADDVDAALLLADDLERAEREALEGAVQAGATLLVTDPGSELAAEMETDVAVPGGGVTLQPSPDCPVAAFDGIGGVRASGFPFEPDDGEVGCFPVDGGPWLVVSPEGEGRVVSVGSSEWLVNSQLTRADHAALAVAILLPGDEARVTVLPPGELALEGEGMGIDGVLPLVPGWVWALLAQVVVAALVVIGWRARRLGRPVSEPQPVDLPGSELVVAVGELLQVSGSAAHAARRLRADTATQLRQRLGLAPDAPPRELAAAAVAAGADPDQAERAFVAPEPEQDAELLRLARDLEDVRAAVEGHAPALT; translated from the coding sequence GTGAGCCGGCGCGGGTGGATCATCGGGGTCCTGCTGGTCGTGGGCCTGGCGGTGGCGGGCTGGTGGGGGGCGCGCGACGCCGACGAGGAGCCCCTGCAGCCAACCTCCACCGGGCCGATGGGCACGCAGGCGGTCGTCGACGTGCTCGACGAGCTCGGCGCGGACGTCGACGTCGATCGTGAGGTCGCCGACGACGTGGACGCGGCCCTGCTCCTCGCCGACGACCTCGAGCGCGCCGAGCGCGAGGCGCTCGAGGGGGCGGTGCAGGCCGGTGCCACCCTGCTCGTCACCGATCCCGGCAGTGAGCTGGCCGCCGAGATGGAGACCGACGTCGCCGTCCCCGGCGGAGGTGTGACGCTCCAGCCGAGCCCCGACTGTCCCGTCGCGGCCTTCGACGGGATCGGCGGGGTCCGCGCCAGCGGCTTCCCCTTCGAGCCCGACGACGGCGAGGTCGGTTGTTTCCCCGTCGACGGCGGCCCGTGGCTCGTCGTGAGCCCGGAAGGAGAGGGCCGTGTCGTCAGCGTGGGCTCGTCCGAATGGCTGGTGAACTCCCAGCTCACCCGAGCCGACCACGCCGCGCTCGCCGTCGCGATCCTGTTGCCGGGGGACGAGGCGCGGGTCACGGTCCTGCCGCCGGGCGAGCTCGCGCTCGAAGGCGAGGGCATGGGTATCGATGGGGTTCTTCCGCTCGTCCCGGGCTGGGTGTGGGCACTGCTCGCACAGGTCGTCGTCGCAGCACTCGTCGTCATCGGATGGCGAGCCCGCCGGCTCGGAAGACCGGTGAGCGAGCCCCAGCCGGTCGATCTGCCCGGATCCGAGCTCGTCGTCGCCGTCGGTGAGCTCTTGCAGGTCAGCGGTTCCGCGGCACACGCGGCTCGGCGTCTGCGTGCGGACACCGCGACGCAGCTGCGCCAGCGCCTCGGGCTCGCGCCCGACGCCCCGCCCCGGGAACTGGCCGCCGCCGCAGTGGCCGCCGGTGCCGACCCCGACCAGGCCGAACGCGCCTTCGTGGCGCCCGAACCGGAACAGGACGCCGAACTGCTGCGCCTGGCCCGCGACCTCGAGGACGTGCGCGCCGCGGTCGAAGGCCACGCGCCCGCCCTCACGTAG
- a CDS encoding AAA family ATPase, whose product MRAEVSKIVVGQEGVVTGLLTALLVRGHVLLEGVPGTAKTLLVKALGAALDLDNSRVQFTPDLMPSDITGQTVFFQETGEFRFRSGPTFTNLLLADEINRTPPKTQSALLEAMQERQVTVEGAPRPLPDPFLVVATQNPIEYEGTYPLPEAQLDRFLLKLVVGYPSAEQERDIVRRHHRGLDPHDLATADIRRVASPADLTEARRAVQAIEVEDRVSDYLVELCRATRESPQVILGVSTRGATMLLHAAKAWALLAGRGFVTPDDVKAVATPTLRHRLQLRPEVELEGATSDGVLAGVLERTEVPR is encoded by the coding sequence GTGCGCGCCGAGGTCAGCAAGATCGTCGTCGGCCAGGAAGGCGTCGTCACCGGGCTCCTCACGGCGTTGTTGGTGCGCGGGCACGTGCTGCTCGAAGGAGTGCCGGGCACCGCCAAGACCCTGCTCGTCAAGGCCCTCGGTGCCGCTCTCGACCTTGACAACTCCCGGGTGCAGTTCACCCCCGACCTCATGCCGAGCGACATCACGGGGCAGACGGTCTTCTTCCAGGAGACGGGGGAGTTCCGGTTCCGCAGCGGACCGACCTTCACCAACCTGCTGCTCGCGGACGAGATCAACCGCACGCCCCCGAAGACGCAGTCCGCGCTGTTGGAGGCGATGCAGGAACGGCAGGTCACCGTGGAGGGGGCCCCGCGACCGCTGCCTGACCCGTTCCTGGTCGTCGCGACGCAGAACCCGATCGAGTACGAGGGGACCTACCCGCTGCCGGAGGCCCAACTCGACCGCTTCCTCCTCAAGCTCGTCGTCGGCTACCCGAGTGCCGAGCAGGAACGCGACATCGTGCGCCGCCACCACCGAGGCCTCGATCCCCACGACCTCGCGACCGCCGACATCCGTCGCGTCGCGAGCCCGGCCGACCTGACCGAGGCGCGGCGCGCGGTGCAGGCCATCGAGGTCGAGGATCGGGTCAGCGACTACCTGGTGGAGCTGTGCCGGGCCACGCGCGAGTCGCCGCAGGTCATCCTCGGGGTGAGTACCCGCGGCGCCACGATGCTGCTGCACGCCGCCAAGGCGTGGGCGCTGCTCGCCGGCCGCGGGTTCGTCACCCCCGACGACGTCAAGGCCGTCGCCACTCCGACGCTGCGTCATCGGCTGCAGCTCCGCCCCGAGGTGGAGCTGGAGGGTGCCACCAGCGACGGAGTGCTGGCGGGCGTGCTGGAACGAACGGAGGTGCCCCGCTGA
- a CDS encoding ATP-dependent Clp protease proteolytic subunit, with amino-acid sequence MTAATLPIPSVVEAHPRGDRATDVFSRLLSERVVFLGDQVDDTVANIVVAQLLHLHAADPDKEVALYVNSPGGSVTAGLAILDTMRYVSCPVRTVCIGQAASIAAVILACGSPARRLALPHSRVLLHQPWGQARGQASDLQGHADEFRRLRALLWELLGAATGRDATTVAADADRDLVLPAARARAYGLVDEVVETAQAAPARAA; translated from the coding sequence ATGACCGCGGCGACGCTCCCCATCCCGTCGGTGGTGGAGGCACATCCCCGGGGCGACCGCGCGACCGACGTGTTCTCACGGTTGCTGAGCGAGCGGGTCGTGTTCCTCGGTGACCAGGTCGACGACACCGTCGCGAACATCGTGGTCGCTCAGTTGCTGCACCTGCATGCGGCCGACCCGGATAAGGAGGTCGCGCTCTACGTCAACTCGCCGGGCGGCTCGGTGACGGCCGGGCTGGCGATCCTCGACACGATGCGCTACGTGAGCTGCCCGGTCCGCACGGTCTGCATCGGGCAGGCCGCGTCGATCGCGGCGGTGATCCTCGCGTGCGGATCACCGGCTCGACGTCTCGCGCTCCCCCACAGCCGCGTCCTGCTGCACCAGCCGTGGGGCCAGGCCCGGGGCCAGGCGAGCGACCTGCAGGGGCACGCCGACGAGTTCCGACGCTTGCGGGCACTGCTCTGGGAGTTGCTCGGCGCGGCGACGGGCCGGGACGCCACGACCGTCGCCGCCGACGCCGATCGTGACCTCGTGCTGCCTGCCGCCCGTGCGAGGGCCTACGGCCTCGTCGACGAGGTCGTGGAGACGGCCCAGGCCGCGCCGGCCCGCGCCGCGTGA